One region of Zingiber officinale cultivar Zhangliang chromosome 7B, Zo_v1.1, whole genome shotgun sequence genomic DNA includes:
- the LOC122005961 gene encoding putative leucine-rich repeat receptor-like serine/threonine-protein kinase At2g14440 isoform X2 yields the protein MATISDVATTISLIGKVIKAATDAQMMKKEFKELAGYLELIGGQLEMLDDRELGDASMQAFQKMEELLLQCHDLADSCQQRSSIYLMVNGKRIQNELRGAQEKITKYLTLIPLIHFTQVFRRVKEEDIKINENLHEQASDESDISGKSGFPVLTWEQRLQIAYQVALGLDYLHTGCNPPIVHRDVKSANILLGADLEAKITDFGISRTWNENATSVTTTVIGTLGYIDPEYLLNGRVSKASDVYGFGIILLEMISGQLPIVHGEEQHHIVDWISQRIAREANFVDTSMNECYDPSSVWKVLQLALSCTTLSASRRPLMAEVVIRLKEIIEMKPLDDMENEEVEEAFVTSIAQADRPVCTHQLSANLFTSWTENTPGRRFWRCKRWKMAGDCGYFKWYDPMHESVTIEQMDFVIHQRDELDEEIKMMDCKLKYLEGKIAECKRSKEALEMKSESMDTFYDCM from the exons ATGGCGACTATAAGTGATGTGGCCACAACAATCTCCCTGATTGGTAAAGTTATAAAGGCAGCTACTGATGCACAAATGATGAAGAAGGAATTTAAGGAATTAGCAGGCTACTTAGAATTGATAGGAGGACAATTGGAGATGCTTGATGACAGGGAGCTTGGTGATGCTTCCATGCAAGCATTTCAGAAGATGGAAGAGCTTTTGCTTCAGTGTCATGACCTCGCTGATAGCTGTCAGCAACGAAGTTCTATCTATCTTATGGTCAATGGTAAGCGGATTCAGAATGAACTCAGAGGGGCAcaagaaaaaataacaaaatatttGACGCTTATTCCACTCATCCATTTCACACAAGTTTTTAGGCGGGTTAAG GAAGAAGATATAAAAATAAATGAGAATTTGCACGAACAAGCTAGCGATGAATCAGACATTTCAG GTAAATCTGGGTTTCCTGTGTTGACATGGGAGCAGAGGCTCCAAATTGCATACCAAGTTGCACTAG GATTGGACTATTTGCATACTGGATGCAACCCACCAATAGTTCATAGGGATGTGAAGAGCGCAAACATTCTCTTGGGTGCAGATTTAGAGGCTAAAATAACAGATTTTGGAATTTCCAGGACTTGGAATGAGAATGCCACTAGTGTAACCACAACAGTGATTGGAACATTAGGGTATATTGATCCAGA GTATTTACTAAATGGCCGCGTCAGTAAAGCAAGTGATGTTTATGGCTTTGGGATAATCCTTCTGGAAATGATTTCTGGCCAACTTCCAATAGTTCATGGAGAAGAGCAACATCACATTGTCGACTGGATATCTCAAAGAATTGCCAGGGAAGCAAATTTTGTTGATACAAGTATGAACGAATGCTATGACCCTAGCTCTGTGTGGAAGGTTCTTCAGCTAGCATTGAGTTGCACAACCTTATCAGCCAGTAGGAGACCTCTAATGGCTGAAGTAGTAATCCGACTTAAAGAGATCATTGAAATGAAGCCCTTGGATG ATATGGAaaatgaagaagtggaagaagcATTTGTAACCTCAATTGCTCAAGCTGATCGCCCCGTATGTACGCATCAACTGTCAGCCAACTTGTTCACATCATGGACAGAAAATACCCCTGGTAGAAGGTTTTGGCGATGCAAAAGATGGAAA ATGGCTGGCGATTGTGGCTATTTCAAATGGTATGACCCCATGCATGAAAGTGTCACAATAGAACAAATGGATTTTGTAATCCACCAAAGGGATGAGCTAGATGAGGAGATAAAGATGATGGATTGCAAGTTGAAatatttggaaggaaaaattgCTGAATGTAAAAGGAGTAAGGAGGCTCTAGAAATGAAGTCAGAGAGCATGGACACATTTTACGATTGTATGTAA
- the LOC122005961 gene encoding probable serine/threonine-protein kinase PBL18 isoform X1 gives MATISDVATTISLIGKVIKAATDAQMMKKEFKELAGYLELIGGQLEMLDDRELGDASMQAFQKMEELLLQCHDLADSCQQRSSIYLMVNGKRIQNELRGAQEKITKYLTLIPLIHFTQVFRRVKEEDIKINENLHEQASDESDISERITECTDNSFQSNAHLCTYEQRTAQCSKFPSIQSPRERSIVHSFFLHCKRLFTRFEHVTSRSHDNNFIIMPKLSFTYKQIVKMTLNFETIIGRGGSGTIYHGHLEDGTDVAIKLQTHSSQQADREFFAELRLTQVRHKNLISLIGYCMDGINLAIIYEYMPRGDLQDHLRGKSGFPVLTWEQRLQIAYQVALGLDYLHTGCNPPIVHRDVKSANILLGADLEAKITDFGISRTWNENATSVTTTVIGTLGYIDPEYLLNGRVSKASDVYGFGIILLEMISGQLPIVHGEEQHHIVDWISQRIAREANFVDTSMNECYDPSSVWKVLQLALSCTTLSASRRPLMAEVVIRLKEIIEMKPLDDMENEEVEEAFVTSIAQADRPVCTHQLSANLFTSWTENTPGRRFWRCKRWKMAGDCGYFKWYDPMHESVTIEQMDFVIHQRDELDEEIKMMDCKLKYLEGKIAECKRSKEALEMKSESMDTFYDCM, from the exons ATGGCGACTATAAGTGATGTGGCCACAACAATCTCCCTGATTGGTAAAGTTATAAAGGCAGCTACTGATGCACAAATGATGAAGAAGGAATTTAAGGAATTAGCAGGCTACTTAGAATTGATAGGAGGACAATTGGAGATGCTTGATGACAGGGAGCTTGGTGATGCTTCCATGCAAGCATTTCAGAAGATGGAAGAGCTTTTGCTTCAGTGTCATGACCTCGCTGATAGCTGTCAGCAACGAAGTTCTATCTATCTTATGGTCAATGGTAAGCGGATTCAGAATGAACTCAGAGGGGCAcaagaaaaaataacaaaatatttGACGCTTATTCCACTCATCCATTTCACACAAGTTTTTAGGCGGGTTAAG GAAGAAGATATAAAAATAAATGAGAATTTGCACGAACAAGCTAGCGATGAATCAGACATTTCAG AAAGAATTACGGAATGTACAGATAATAGTTTTCAAAGTAATGCTCACTTGTGCACATATGAACAAAGGACAGCCCAATGCTCAAAGTTCCCATCAATACAGAGTCCCAGAGAAAGGTCTATTGTACACAGCTTTTTCTTGCATTGCAAGAGGCTGTTTACAAGATTCGAACACGTGACCTCCAGATCACACGACAACAACTTTATCATTATGCCAAAGCTCTCCTTTACCTATAAACAAATAGTAAAAATGACATTAAACTTTGAGACAATCATTGGTAGAGGAGGATCCGGAACAATCTATCATGGGCATTTGGAAGATGGCACTGATGTTGCAATCAAGCTACAAACACATTCATCACAACAGGCTGACAGGGAGTTCTTCGCTGAG TTGAGGTTAACACAAGTTCGCCACAAGAATCTAATTTCTTTAATTGGCTACTGCATGGATGGAATTAACCTTGCTATTATCTATGAGTACATGCCTCGAGGAGACCTTCAAGACCATCTGAGAG GTAAATCTGGGTTTCCTGTGTTGACATGGGAGCAGAGGCTCCAAATTGCATACCAAGTTGCACTAG GATTGGACTATTTGCATACTGGATGCAACCCACCAATAGTTCATAGGGATGTGAAGAGCGCAAACATTCTCTTGGGTGCAGATTTAGAGGCTAAAATAACAGATTTTGGAATTTCCAGGACTTGGAATGAGAATGCCACTAGTGTAACCACAACAGTGATTGGAACATTAGGGTATATTGATCCAGA GTATTTACTAAATGGCCGCGTCAGTAAAGCAAGTGATGTTTATGGCTTTGGGATAATCCTTCTGGAAATGATTTCTGGCCAACTTCCAATAGTTCATGGAGAAGAGCAACATCACATTGTCGACTGGATATCTCAAAGAATTGCCAGGGAAGCAAATTTTGTTGATACAAGTATGAACGAATGCTATGACCCTAGCTCTGTGTGGAAGGTTCTTCAGCTAGCATTGAGTTGCACAACCTTATCAGCCAGTAGGAGACCTCTAATGGCTGAAGTAGTAATCCGACTTAAAGAGATCATTGAAATGAAGCCCTTGGATG ATATGGAaaatgaagaagtggaagaagcATTTGTAACCTCAATTGCTCAAGCTGATCGCCCCGTATGTACGCATCAACTGTCAGCCAACTTGTTCACATCATGGACAGAAAATACCCCTGGTAGAAGGTTTTGGCGATGCAAAAGATGGAAA ATGGCTGGCGATTGTGGCTATTTCAAATGGTATGACCCCATGCATGAAAGTGTCACAATAGAACAAATGGATTTTGTAATCCACCAAAGGGATGAGCTAGATGAGGAGATAAAGATGATGGATTGCAAGTTGAAatatttggaaggaaaaattgCTGAATGTAAAAGGAGTAAGGAGGCTCTAGAAATGAAGTCAGAGAGCATGGACACATTTTACGATTGTATGTAA